The DNA region GCACCGGCGCAACCAAGCTAGTCCTGCCCGATGATCTCGCTGATCAGCGCTTCGAGATCCTCGCCCGCCTCCATGGCAATCTGCCCATCGAGCAGCAACACGGCGAGTCCATGGACCCGCGCCCAGGCAGCGAGGGCTGCCACGCGGGTCTCGCCGACATCGCCACCAGTGATATGGCGCAGCGTCCGATAGGCTGCATCCGCCGCTATGCGGAGGCCCGGCCGCTTGTCCTTGCGCAGTTGCGGCGAAAACATCAGCCGGAAGAGGTTGGGGTTTTCCAGCGCGAACTTCACATAGGTCTTGCCCATCGCCGCCATGGGATTGTGCGGCTGGCTTGCCGCCACCGTTTCCATGGCCAGAGTAAACCGCTGGAAGCCGGTCACCGCCAGCGCCTCGAGGAGCGCCGCCCGGCTATCGAAGTGCCTATAGGGGGCCGCGGGAGAAACACCGACGGCGCGAGCCAGATCACGGAGACCCAGCCCGGCTTCTCCTTCCTTAGCCAAAATGATGAGCGCGGCTTCCAGCAGCGCCTGCCTGAGGTTGCCATGATGATAAGGGGAGTTAGACGATGTTGACATTGTTTACTTCGTGCCTGACTGTGTAAACACTGTCAACTTTAGGCGTAATGTGACTATGCTAGACCTCGTCCTCGCCATTGCCCACCATCTTGCGGTTTTCACCCTGGCTGGCGTGCTAGCTGCCGAGTTCGCCTTGGTACGGCCGGGGCTTGCGGGCGCCACTATCCGGCAACTCGCGGGGCTCGACGCCGCCTATGGCGCTATTGCCCTGCTGGTGATCGCAATTGGCGTGCTCCGGGTTTTCTTCGGCGCCAGCGGTGTCGAGTTCTACCTTTCCAACCATTCCTTTTGGGGAAAGATGGCGGCCTTCATCGCGGTGGGGCTACTCAGCATTCCGCCCACTCTCAAATTCCGCAGCTGGGCCAAGTCACTCGCGAGTGAACCCAGTTTTGTGCCATCGGCAGGAGACCTGACCACGGCTCGGCGCTTTGTGCACCTGCAGGCGGGGGTCTTCGTCCTGGTCCTGATCTTCGCCGCTGCCATGGCGCGCGGCTATGGCGTGACCTAGATCCGCTGGCTGGATGTCTTAGGAGCCGGGGTCTTCGGCTTATAGCGGCACCACTGGGCAATAGGGCAGCGCCAGCATTCGGGCGTTCTTGCCTTGCAGATATAGCGTCCGTGCAAAATCAGCCAATGATGCGCATGCAGTAGATAAGGCTTGGGCACCACTTTAACCAGGACTTGCTCCACAGCCAACGGATTAGCTCCTGGCGCCAGCCCCGTGCGGTTGCCGACGCGAAAAAGGTGCGTATCCACGGCAATGGTGGGCTGCTTGAACCAGATGTTGAGCACCACATTGGCCGTCTTGCGCCCCACGCCTGGGAGCGCCTCGAGCGCCTCGCGCTCTTCTGGCACTTCGCCGCCGTGCCGTTCCAGCAATTGCTGCGCCAGCGCGTAGACATTCTTGGCCTTGGTGCGAAAGAGCCCGATGGTCTTGATCAGG from Devosia sp. RR2S18 includes:
- a CDS encoding TetR/AcrR family transcriptional regulator, which gives rise to MSTSSNSPYHHGNLRQALLEAALIILAKEGEAGLGLRDLARAVGVSPAAPYRHFDSRAALLEALAVTGFQRFTLAMETVAASQPHNPMAAMGKTYVKFALENPNLFRLMFSPQLRKDKRPGLRIAADAAYRTLRHITGGDVGETRVAALAAWARVHGLAVLLLDGQIAMEAGEDLEALISEIIGQD
- the nth gene encoding endonuclease III → MVQPQKVKSLPKADIEAIFRRFHEIEPDPKGELDYNNAFTLLVAVVLSAQATDAGVNKATKQLFALAPSPAAMVALGVERIENLIKTIGLFRTKAKNVYALAQQLLERHGGEVPEEREALEALPGVGRKTANVVLNIWFKQPTIAVDTHLFRVGNRTGLAPGANPLAVEQVLVKVVPKPYLLHAHHWLILHGRYICKARTPECWRCPIAQWCRYKPKTPAPKTSSQRI
- a CDS encoding DUF2214 family protein, whose amino-acid sequence is MLDLVLAIAHHLAVFTLAGVLAAEFALVRPGLAGATIRQLAGLDAAYGAIALLVIAIGVLRVFFGASGVEFYLSNHSFWGKMAAFIAVGLLSIPPTLKFRSWAKSLASEPSFVPSAGDLTTARRFVHLQAGVFVLVLIFAAAMARGYGVT